GCTGCGCGTCGCGGGCTGGCGGCGCGCCGAACATGCGCGCATATTCGCGGCTGAACTGGGAAGCGCTTTCGTAGCCGACGGTATATGCGGCACGGGTCGCATCGCCGCTGGCGATCAGCATTTGCCGGGCGTGCTGCAGCCGAAGCATCTTTTGATATTGGAGCGGACTCATCGCCGTCGCCGCCTTGAAATGGCGATGGAACGAGGCCGGACTCATGCCGGATAAAGCCGCAAGATTTTCGATCCGCAAAGTCTGATCATAATTCTCGCGGATCCACGCGGCGGCCCGCCTGATCTGCGAGAGACGGCTGTCGGCTTTGACGATCTGGCGCAACACGCCACCCTGCGGGCCTTGCAGCAGACGATAAAGAATTTCGCGCTCGCAAAGCGGCGCGAGCACGGGGATGTCATCGGGCGTCTCAAGAAGATGCATGAGACGCAGCCACGCGTCGAGAAGCTGCGGCGTCACCGGGCTGACGCAAAAGCCCATTCCTGGCGGTTCGCGACGCTCAGTCGTATCGGCAATCAGCGCCGCGAGATTTTGCCAATCGAGCGTCAGGGTCAGGCCGAGATAGGGGCGCTCGGGGCTGGCCTCGATAATCCGTCCTGTAGCCGGCAGTTCGACGGATGCGATGAAATAATTCGCGGAATCGTAACAGAGAAGCTGATCCCCGATCATGATCTGCTTCGCGCCCTGCAAAACGAGGCAGAGCTTCGGCTCGAAAAGCGCCGACGAATTTTGCGTCGGTCCACAGCCCTTGTGAATCGCGACGCGCGGAATTGCCGTCTCTTTGTTCCGGCCCTCGGCGTGGCGCGCGGTCAGGGCGCGCAGAAGCGTCAATTGTTCAAGCATGAGATGAACATTGGCGCGGGGCGCCTACAGGGCAAGGCGTATTCGGCCCCGTGTGCCCCTTTTTGAGAGGATCAGGCAAGAGATCGACGCGATCACGGGCGCGAAACGCGACCCGCGCCCTCAGATATCGGTCACACGAAGGGAAATCCTACATGACCGAACTAAAAACCGCGCTAGTCACCGGCGCCAATAAGGGCATTGGCTATGAGGTCGTCCGCCGCCTCGCTAAAGATGGTTTCACAGTCTGGCTGGGCGCTCGCGACAAGCCACGGGGCGAGGCTGCGGCTACGGCATTGACGCGCGAGGGGCTCGATGTCCGTCTCCTGCAGATCGATGTCGCGGATGAGGCAAGCGTCGTGAAGGCGGCGCGCGATCTCAGGGGCCAGACGGATCGGCTCGATGTCCTGATCAACAACGCGGGCATCGTCGCCGACCTTCACACGCCGCCAAGCGAGGAAACGGTCGCGTCAATCAAGGCGGTTTACGAGGTCAATGTTTTCGGACCGGTGCGGGTGACACAAGCGTTCCTGCCCCTGCTCAAAACATCGTCCGCACCGCGCATCGTGATGGTCAGCAGCGGTCTCGCGTCGCTCACGCGTCTGGCCGATCCCGCGAGCGAGTTCTATGGGATCAATCTGCTCAGCTACAATTCCTCGAAGACGGCGTTGAACGCGATCACATTGGCGTTCGCGAAGGAACTTGCCGCCACCGGATTCAAGGTCAATGCAGCGGACCCCGGCTACACCGCGACGGACCTCAACGGCAACACCGGCTACCGTACCGTTGAACAGGCCGCCGAAGTCATCATCAGACTCGCGACGCTGCCCGCCGATGGGCCAAATGCGGGATTTTTCGACGATCAGGGCCCTGAGGCCTGGTGAAACTGAACCTTCAATGGAGAATCATATGTCCAAAACATTCGGCGCAAAATCCACGACCGAGGAAGTGCTCGAGGGTGTCGATCTCAGTGGCAAGCGCGTTCTTGTCACCGGTGTTTCGGCCGGTCTCGGCATCGAGACGGCCCGCACGCTGGCCGCGCACGGAGCGCAGGTCGTGGGCGCGGCACGCGATCTTACCAAGGCGAAGACCGCAACAGAGGAAGTACGCGCTCAGGCCGCACATGGCGGCGGTCTTGAACTTGTCGAACTCGATCTCGCCTCGCTCGCCAGCGTCCGTGCTGCTGCGGATGCACTCGTGGCCGATGGCCGGCCGTTCGATCTCGTCATCGCCAATGCCGGTGTCATGGCCTGCCCGAAGAGCTTCACGAAAGACGGTTTCGAGATGCAGTTCGGCACCAATCATCTGGGCCATTTCGTCTTCGTCAACCGCATCGTTTCGCTGTTCAAACCGGGCTCGCGGCTCGTCAATCTGTCATCGGCGGGGCATCGCTATGCCGATGTCGATCTCGACGATCCGAATTTCGAACACACGCCCTATAGCGAGTTCATCGCCTATGGCCGGTCGAAGACGGCGAACATCCTTTTCTCGGTCGAGTTCGACCGGCGGCACAAGAATGCGGGCATTCGCGCCACGGCGGTGCATCCGGGCGGCATCCTGACGGAACTTTCTCGCCATCTTCCGCCGAATGGAATTCAGGAACGGCTCGACCAGATCAATGCGGAGCGTCCCGAAGGCTCGCCGCCGTTTGAACTGAAGACCATTCCGCAAGGCACCGCGACGACGGTTTGGGCCGGAGTCCTGGCAAAGGCGGAAGCTGTGGGCGGGCGTTATTGCGAAGATTGCCATGTGGCTGAGGTGGTTGAAGGCGACACCCTGATGCTCGGCGGCGTACGATCCTACGCGCTCGACCCCGAACATGCGAAAGCGCTTTGGGCCAAGAGTGAGGAGATGGTCGGCGAAACCTTCTGAGCCGAATCGGCGCTCAGGCTTAGTGCTCAGGCTTGCACCTGTGCCGTCGCGCCGATCGGCGTGATCCGCAGCGCAGCGAGGCGATTGCGGGTCTTGCGCAAAACTTCGAAGCGGAAATTGTGGAAGGTGAAAATCTGCCCCATTTCCGGAATCGCGCGGGCTTCGTGAATCACGAGGCCCGCGATCGTCGTCGCTTCCTCATCCGGCAATTGCCAGCCCATGACGCGGTTGAGATCGCGGATCGGCACTGAGCCATCGACAGTGATCGAGCCGTCGGCATTCTGCCGTATACCGAGCACAACGGGATCGTGCTCATCGGAAATGTCGCCGACAATCTCTTCGAGAATGTCTTCGAGCGTGACGAGTCCGAGCACCACGCCATATTCGTCAACGACGAGCGCGAAATGCGACTTGCGCTTGAGGAACGCCTGCAATTGATCCTGCAAGGTCGTGGTGTTGGGGACGTACCATGCGTCGAGCACGACATCGTCGATTTTGATGTCGCCGAGATCGCCGCTTGAATCTTCAATGGCGCGCAAAAGGTCCTTTGCATGCAACAGACCGATGATGTTATCGGGCTCGGTGCGCCACACAGGGACGCGCGAGAACGGCGATTCGACCACTGCGCGGAGAAAGTCGCGCGGCGGCAGATCGCCATCAATCGTGTACATTTTTGTCCGATGCACCATCGCGTCCTCGACAGTGAGTTCGCGCAGGTCGAGCAGTCCACCGAACATATCGCGCTCGGAGCGCTGCACGCCGCCTTCATGATGAAGAAGATCGACGGTGCTCTTAAGTTCCTCGTGGCCCGATAAAAGCGCGTGCTCGACCTTTGTGTCGATGCCGACAAGCTTGAGCAGGCCCTGGATGAGTGTCTCGATCGCGGCGAGGATCGGTCCGAAAATGGCGGTGAAAAAGCCGATGACTGGCGCGACGATCAACGCGAAGCGGTCGGGGTAACTGATGGCGAGCGTCTTCGGCAGGATTTCAGCAAAGACGAGCAACAGGAACGTCATCATTCCGGTGGCGTAAAGAACGCCCCGATAACCGAAGAGCACTTCGAGCACACTCGTCAGGAATGCCGAAGAGCCAATGCTGACGAGCGTGTTGCCGAGCAGGATCGCGCCGATGAGCCGGTCGCGTCGGCTAAGCAGACGATTGACCCGCGCAGCATTGGCGTCGCCGCCTTTTTGAAGCGCATACATACGCGCCCGCGAGGCCGCGGTCAGCGCTGTCTCTGAACCGTTGAAGAAGGCCGCCATCAGAATGCAGAAGATGACGATGGCGCCGGCGATCCAGAGATTGAGCGTCGATATCTCGGCGTGAACGCCGTGCATGATTGAAAGTCCCGTCTTACGCCGCGTTAAGCTCGCCGTCGAGAAAAGCGCGAACATCCGCCGCGGCGATATCGCGCGCGATGAAGGCTTCACCGATGCCGTGCGCCAGAATGAATGTCAAAACGCCGCGTTGCACTTTCTTGTCCTGCAACATGGCTTCGACAATCACATCCGCGCCGATATCCCAGCCCGGAATATCACGGATCTGCGCTGGCAGGCCGACGTCGTGCAGATGATTTGTAACACGCTCTGCATCCGCTGCGCTCAGCAGGCCGCGTGCGGCTGAAAAGCGATAGGCGCAGGCAAGGCCGATCGCCACCGCCTCGCCATGCACCAGCCGCCGATTGTCGTAATGAACAAGCCGCTCGAAAGCATGGGCGAAAGTATGGCCGAGATTGAGAAGCGCCCGCGCGCCCGCTTCATGCTCGTCGGCCGAGACGATCGCCGCCTTGGCGGCGCAGCTTTTGCGGATGGCATAAACCTGATCGGCGCCCCCGGCGAACACACCCTGCCAATGATCTTCCAGCCATTCAAAAAAGGCATGATCGCTGATGAGGCCGTATTTGATCACTTCCGCGTAACCGGCGCGGAATTCACGCAAGGGCAATGTCTGCAGAACCTGCGTATCGATCAGGACAAGGCGCGGCTGATGAAAGGCGCCGACGAGATTTTTGCCATGCGGCGAGTTGATACCGGTCTTGCCGCCAACGGACGAATCGACCTGCGCCAGAAGCGAGGTCGGAACCTGGATGAAACGCATACCACGACGCACGCTCGCCGCCGCGAAGCCGGCGAGGTCGCCGACGACACCACCGCCCAACGCGACGACGAGGTCGCCGCGCTCGAAGCGGCCGGCGATGATCGCATCACAGACTTTCTCGAACGTGGCATAGGACTTCGAATCCTCGCCCGGCGCGACGACGACGCTTTCATGCCGGATTCCGGCCTCTGCCAGCGAGGCGGCAACAGTGGGCAGATGCGTGCGCGCGACATTCTCGTCGGTGACGATGGCGACGGCCGCGCCGGGGGCGAGCCCGGCCGCATAGGCCGCGATCTGCGGCAGGATCGCCTCGCCGATCAGAATGTCGTAGCTGCGCGATCCGAGTTCGACATTGACGCGCTGGAAGATCGCCGGCTTTTCCTGCACCTCGCTCACCAATTCATCCTCCACGCCATCGGCGCATAGATATTTGTGCAATGTGACGAGCAAATCCACGACCACGGAATCATGCGGGCCGTCCTGCGAGACGATCGCGAGATCGGCCTCCGCGTAAACCGGATAGCGCTCGTCCATCAGCCGTTTCAGCACGCCCTCGGGATCGCCGTTCTGCAGCAGCGGGCGGTGGTTGCGCTTGCGTACGCGCCGCCAGAGCACATCGAGGTCAGCCTTGAGCCAGATCGAGATGCCGTTTTCCTTGATCCGGTCCCGCGTCTCCTCGCTCATGAAAGCGCCGCCGCCCGTTGCGATGACGCGCGGGCCGGCGGTCAGTAGCCGCGCCATGACACGGCGCTCGCCGTCGCGAAAATATGGCTCGCCATAGCGGGCGAAGATTTCCGGAATGGGCATGTCCGCGGCGCGTTCGACTTCGGCGTCGGAATCGACGAATTCGAGTCCGAGGACTTGCGCCAGCCGTCGGCCGATGGCCGATTTGCCTGATCCCATGAGGCCGACGAGGACAAGCGCGCGCTGTCCCAACGCGGCGACGACGGCAACGGCTCGGGCGCTGAGCTGCGGGCTCAGCCTGTCTTCGTAAACGGATTTTATCCCGGCGGTCATTTTGATGATGTATCACGGCCAGGAGGCCGTTTTAAGCGCTGGCCGATGTTGGCCCGCGCCGCGCTGGCGACCTGTATCGTTTTTGCTCTTATATCAGGCAGCGAAATTTGCCGAATCGCTTTGGAGTTTGGGGTTGCCGAGCTTTTTTCGCTTCATTTTCATGATCGCCTTCCTGGCCGGGCTCGTCTACGCCGGAATCATCGCGCTCGCGACTTTCGTCACGCCGGTCCCGCACGAAATCGTCCAGACAGTGCCCCCCGCGCGTCTCAACCAATAGGCGCCGGATGGCCAAAGAGCGCAGCATCGAGGCCTTTCTGGACATGCTGGCCGCCGAGCGCGGCGCCGCCGCCAACACGCTTGAGGCCTATCGGCGCGATCTCGAGGATTATCAGGAGGTCTTGGGCGAAACGGGCAAGACCCCCGGCGGCGCGGCGACGGACGACATCAAAGCCTATTTGCGCGGACTGACAGCGCGGGGTTTTGCCGCGTCATCCAGCGCGCGGCGGCTTTCGGCGATCCGGCAATTGCATCGCTTCCTCTACGCCGAGGGCTTGCGCGGCGACGATCCAGCCGCCATTCTTGAAGGGCCACGCCGCGCGGCGGCTTTGCCGAAAGTCCTTTCCATTGAAGAGGTTGAGCGGCTCCTCGCCGCGGCCCATGCAGCCGCCGCCGCGCCGCCGGAAAAATCGGTCGAGCGCGTCGGCGCGTTGCGGGCGGTCTGCCTGCTCGAATTGCTCTATGCGACGGGGCTGCGCGTTTCGGAACTCGTCGCCCTGCCCAAGACGGCGGCGAAGCGCAGCGAGCCGCTGATCCTTGTGTGCGGCAAGGGCGGCCGCGAGCGCCTGGTGCCACTCTCCGAGCCCGCGCGCCGGGCGATGACGGCCTATCGCGGTGCATTGGAGGCCCAGGCCGCGCCCATCGCGGCCGGCCCCTGGCTATTCCCCGCCGACGGCGAGAGTGGCCATTTGAGCCGGCAGGTCTTCGCGCGGGAACTCAAGACAATCGCGGCGCGGGCGGGGATCAGCGTGGCGCGCGTCAGCCCGCACGTGCTGCGCCATGCCTTCGCGAGTCATCTCTTGCAAAACGGAGCGGATCTGCGTGTCGTTCAGGAATTGCTTGGACACGCCGATATTTCGACGACCCAGATCTATACCCATGTGCTCGACGCGCGAATGAAGGCAATGGTGCGCGATCTGCACCCGCTGAACGAGGATTAGACGGCGGACATCGGCACGCGCGCGGCCCACGCATTCAGAAATGCATCCGCCCACCGGGCGAGTGGCGCGTCATGACGGTGCCAGCCTTCGATATGGAGATGGCGGGGCTGCGCGCCGGGCAGAACCATCTTGTCCGCTCCCTTGAGGCTCCAGCGGCACATCATGTCGAAGGTCACTTCGGGATGGAATTGAAAGCCGTAGGCCGTCGGGCCGTAGCGGAACGCCTGTGCCTCAAAATCCTCTCCTGAAGCCAGCAAGGTCGCGCCACCCGGCAGATCAAAGCCTTCGCAGTGCCATTGATAGACCCGCTCCGGGAACGGGCATTCACAGACATTGTGGCCATGGTACGTCGGCTGGATCGGATAATAGCCGACTTCGACCTTTCCATGCGGGTGGGCATAGACGCGGTGACCGAGATGGCGGGCGAGCATTTGCGCGCCAAGGCAGATTCCGAGGAAAGGCTTGTTCTCATTGAGCGGCACCTTGATCCACTCGATCTCGCGGCGCAGCCAGTCTTCTTCATCGTTTGCGCTCATCGGGCCACCGAAAATGATGGCGCCGGCGTAATCAGTAAGAGTTTCCGGCAACGGATCGCCGAATCGTGGGCGCCGGATGTCGAGATCGAAGCCGCGTGCGCTGAGCAGGCTGCCGAGGCGCCCGGGGGAAGAATCTTTCTGATGTAGAACGATGAGCACACTGCTGGCGCCCGGCGTTTCAGGAATCATGTCGCCCATTCAGACTGCCGATTGAACCATTTCTGCGGAAATGATCGGCAAGACTAAGGCAGAGGTCCTTGCCTAAGGCATTGCCGGCGACCACGGCCCAGCAAATGCCGTGCCCGAGGCGACGTCCGCCGCAACCTGCTGGCGCAGCCGCACCCGATCCACGCTTGAAACGCCGAGAAGATCGGCGATACGCGCGACGATGCTTTCCTCGACTTCTGAAACCGTACCGTCGGCAAAAGCGATTTCCCACATCATCGAAATGATCTTTTGCCGACCCTCCTGATCGAGGACCTTGTTCAGGGCGTGGGTGAAATGGAAGAAGTCGACCGCCTGTCGATCCTGCGCCTCGGCAAGCTCGATCAGCCGCGTCGTCGTCTCCGCATCGAGGTCAAAGCGGCTCTCGATAAGTTCGCGCAGCCGCTTGCGCTCCGATGCGTCGATCCGGCCGTCCGCCCCAGCCAGATGGATCAGCAGCGCAGCGGCGGCAAGGCGAAAGTCGTCCGGCGAGAAATCGCGGCGCTCGGACGCACCGGCGAATTCCGCGACGAAATTTTTAAGGCGATCGAACATGGCTCTCCGTGACTTCAGCGCCGTCGCATCAGCGCAAAGGCAGACACGTCCAGTCGCCACGGACGTCCCGATAGAGGCGCCGTTCGGCATGCTGCCAACGCAGGCATGAATGCCGCGACGGGAAGCACAGCTTTTCGTCATGCCAATCGACCTGCGCCGTCGGCGAATTCGGCGCATACGTGGCCGTGCCGCCGGAGAAGTGCCCGTACCAGACCGAATGCCACGGCAGCAGGCTTGCGTCGCAGGCGATGCCATCGCCGAAAATGGGCGGTTTGCCGATGTCGGTGCCGGCGTGCGCCGCGACCGATGCCAGGAAGAGAAAGACTGAAGCGAGGAGAAAGCGCATGCCAAGGGTTCCGCAGCGGAGCAAGTCACGTCACTATAATTGTAGTGCCGCGGCTTGATAAGTGCGGCCTAATTACGAACCGATTCGTT
This Methylovirgula sp. DNA region includes the following protein-coding sequences:
- a CDS encoding AraC family transcriptional regulator → MLEQLTLLRALTARHAEGRNKETAIPRVAIHKGCGPTQNSSALFEPKLCLVLQGAKQIMIGDQLLCYDSANYFIASVELPATGRIIEASPERPYLGLTLTLDWQNLAALIADTTERREPPGMGFCVSPVTPQLLDAWLRLMHLLETPDDIPVLAPLCEREILYRLLQGPQGGVLRQIVKADSRLSQIRRAAAWIRENYDQTLRIENLAALSGMSPASFHRHFKAATAMSPLQYQKMLRLQHARQMLIASGDATRAAYTVGYESASQFSREYARMFGAPPARDAQRLRGGESLQDDMIASA
- a CDS encoding SDR family oxidoreductase, which encodes MTELKTALVTGANKGIGYEVVRRLAKDGFTVWLGARDKPRGEAAATALTREGLDVRLLQIDVADEASVVKAARDLRGQTDRLDVLINNAGIVADLHTPPSEETVASIKAVYEVNVFGPVRVTQAFLPLLKTSSAPRIVMVSSGLASLTRLADPASEFYGINLLSYNSSKTALNAITLAFAKELAATGFKVNAADPGYTATDLNGNTGYRTVEQAAEVIIRLATLPADGPNAGFFDDQGPEAW
- a CDS encoding SDR family NAD(P)-dependent oxidoreductase, with translation MSKTFGAKSTTEEVLEGVDLSGKRVLVTGVSAGLGIETARTLAAHGAQVVGAARDLTKAKTATEEVRAQAAHGGGLELVELDLASLASVRAAADALVADGRPFDLVIANAGVMACPKSFTKDGFEMQFGTNHLGHFVFVNRIVSLFKPGSRLVNLSSAGHRYADVDLDDPNFEHTPYSEFIAYGRSKTANILFSVEFDRRHKNAGIRATAVHPGGILTELSRHLPPNGIQERLDQINAERPEGSPPFELKTIPQGTATTVWAGVLAKAEAVGGRYCEDCHVAEVVEGDTLMLGGVRSYALDPEHAKALWAKSEEMVGETF
- a CDS encoding HlyC/CorC family transporter, with translation MHGVHAEISTLNLWIAGAIVIFCILMAAFFNGSETALTAASRARMYALQKGGDANAARVNRLLSRRDRLIGAILLGNTLVSIGSSAFLTSVLEVLFGYRGVLYATGMMTFLLLVFAEILPKTLAISYPDRFALIVAPVIGFFTAIFGPILAAIETLIQGLLKLVGIDTKVEHALLSGHEELKSTVDLLHHEGGVQRSERDMFGGLLDLRELTVEDAMVHRTKMYTIDGDLPPRDFLRAVVESPFSRVPVWRTEPDNIIGLLHAKDLLRAIEDSSGDLGDIKIDDVVLDAWYVPNTTTLQDQLQAFLKRKSHFALVVDEYGVVLGLVTLEDILEEIVGDISDEHDPVVLGIRQNADGSITVDGSVPIRDLNRVMGWQLPDEEATTIAGLVIHEARAIPEMGQIFTFHNFRFEVLRKTRNRLAALRITPIGATAQVQA
- the aroB gene encoding 3-dehydroquinate synthase, with protein sequence MTAGIKSVYEDRLSPQLSARAVAVVAALGQRALVLVGLMGSGKSAIGRRLAQVLGLEFVDSDAEVERAADMPIPEIFARYGEPYFRDGERRVMARLLTAGPRVIATGGGAFMSEETRDRIKENGISIWLKADLDVLWRRVRKRNHRPLLQNGDPEGVLKRLMDERYPVYAEADLAIVSQDGPHDSVVVDLLVTLHKYLCADGVEDELVSEVQEKPAIFQRVNVELGSRSYDILIGEAILPQIAAYAAGLAPGAAVAIVTDENVARTHLPTVAASLAEAGIRHESVVVAPGEDSKSYATFEKVCDAIIAGRFERGDLVVALGGGVVGDLAGFAAASVRRGMRFIQVPTSLLAQVDSSVGGKTGINSPHGKNLVGAFHQPRLVLIDTQVLQTLPLREFRAGYAEVIKYGLISDHAFFEWLEDHWQGVFAGGADQVYAIRKSCAAKAAIVSADEHEAGARALLNLGHTFAHAFERLVHYDNRRLVHGEAVAIGLACAYRFSAARGLLSAADAERVTNHLHDVGLPAQIRDIPGWDIGADVIVEAMLQDKKVQRGVLTFILAHGIGEAFIARDIAAADVRAFLDGELNAA
- a CDS encoding histidine kinase produces the protein MPSFFRFIFMIAFLAGLVYAGIIALATFVTPVPHEIVQTVPPARLNQ
- a CDS encoding site-specific tyrosine recombinase XerD — encoded protein: MAKERSIEAFLDMLAAERGAAANTLEAYRRDLEDYQEVLGETGKTPGGAATDDIKAYLRGLTARGFAASSSARRLSAIRQLHRFLYAEGLRGDDPAAILEGPRRAAALPKVLSIEEVERLLAAAHAAAAAPPEKSVERVGALRAVCLLELLYATGLRVSELVALPKTAAKRSEPLILVCGKGGRERLVPLSEPARRAMTAYRGALEAQAAPIAAGPWLFPADGESGHLSRQVFARELKTIAARAGISVARVSPHVLRHAFASHLLQNGADLRVVQELLGHADISTTQIYTHVLDARMKAMVRDLHPLNED
- a CDS encoding glutamine amidotransferase, with translation MIPETPGASSVLIVLHQKDSSPGRLGSLLSARGFDLDIRRPRFGDPLPETLTDYAGAIIFGGPMSANDEEDWLRREIEWIKVPLNENKPFLGICLGAQMLARHLGHRVYAHPHGKVEVGYYPIQPTYHGHNVCECPFPERVYQWHCEGFDLPGGATLLASGEDFEAQAFRYGPTAYGFQFHPEVTFDMMCRWSLKGADKMVLPGAQPRHLHIEGWHRHDAPLARWADAFLNAWAARVPMSAV
- a CDS encoding TerB family tellurite resistance protein, with translation MFDRLKNFVAEFAGASERRDFSPDDFRLAAAALLIHLAGADGRIDASERKRLRELIESRFDLDAETTTRLIELAEAQDRQAVDFFHFTHALNKVLDQEGRQKIISMMWEIAFADGTVSEVEESIVARIADLLGVSSVDRVRLRQQVAADVASGTAFAGPWSPAMP